A genomic segment from Luteolibacter ambystomatis encodes:
- a CDS encoding metal-sensitive transcriptional regulator — MKRDDKSRKPLLTRVNRIAGQVQGVARMIEEDRDCAEVLNTISAIHSALRGLESTLLEDHVRHCVCDAAKEPKRLEQRLDEIITLYKRRLA; from the coding sequence ATGAAGCGCGACGACAAATCCCGCAAACCCCTTCTCACCCGCGTCAACCGCATCGCCGGGCAGGTGCAGGGCGTGGCCCGTATGATCGAGGAAGACCGCGACTGTGCCGAGGTGCTCAATACCATCTCCGCCATCCATTCCGCCTTGCGCGGCCTTGAATCCACCCTTCTCGAGGATCACGTCCGCCATTGCGTCTGTGATGCCGCCAAGGAGCCGAAGCGACTCGAACAGCGCCTCGATGAAATCATCACCCTCTACAAGCGCCGCTTGGCCTGA